A single window of Deinococcus sp. KSM4-11 DNA harbors:
- the rplQ gene encoding 50S ribosomal protein L17 gives MRHGKAGRKLNRNSSSRTALARAQATALLREGRIQTTLTKAKELRPYVEKLITTAKGGDLHARRLVAQDIHDNDVVRKVMDEVAPKYAERPGGYTRILRIGTRRGDGVTMALIELV, from the coding sequence ATGCGCCACGGTAAAGCCGGACGCAAGCTCAACCGCAACAGCAGCTCGCGTACCGCCCTGGCCCGTGCCCAGGCGACCGCCCTGCTGCGCGAGGGCCGCATCCAGACGACCCTCACGAAGGCCAAGGAGCTGCGCCCTTACGTCGAGAAACTGATCACCACCGCCAAGGGTGGCGACCTGCACGCCCGCCGCCTCGTCGCCCAGGACATCCACGACAACGACGTAGTGCGCAAGGTCATGGACGAGGTGGCCCCCAAGTACGCCGAGCGTCCCGGTGGCTATACCCGCATCCTGCGGATCGGCACGCGTCGCGGCGACGGCGTGACCATGGCCCTGATCGAACTGGTGTAA